Part of the Arcobacter sp. F155 genome, AAGAATAAAGCTCAGTTTATGACTGTATTATCTGAAAATATGCTTTTTGATAAAGCTATTTTAAACTTTTATATCTCAAGAAAAAATGATGATAGATTTACTTTTTATTCTGAAGAGTTAAATGGTTTTGTTGATATTTCAACAAACTTTTCTTTACCTAAAGATATGTGTGAACTATATAAACAAATAGGTGAATCAAAAAGTGGAGATAGACTTTTAGAAAACTATAAAGAGAAGTTCTTGCTTGAGTATGAAAACTCTTTATCTTTTGATTTAGAGTCAATTGAAACAAAATCATTTTTATCATATTTTAAAGTAGCAAAAGAGATTTTAGGTTTTGAAAATGATATTTTAACAAACGCACAAAATTGTCATTTAGAAAAAGGACCGAGAGTTGATTTTAAAATGATAGAGAATGAGAAGCTTTCATTAAGAGAGTTTGATTATGTTTCTATGTTTAAATCAGCAATGAGTTTTAAACTTGCTGGAGTTGATGAAGTTACTTTATCTTTAGGTTTTATAGATAGTTTAGCAAGTTTTATAGCAAGTGAAGTTGATACGGTAAATGACCTTTATGAAGTTGAAGGTGTAAGTTTATGTGGTGATATGTTTACATATGATATATTTACTAAATTAGTTTTTAAAAATATTACAAAGAACTACAAAATCCATTTTAATAGGGAGTTTGTAATAGATAAATAAAGAGGTTAGATGCAAACATATAAGATAAGAGTAAAAGGTATTGTTCAAGGAGTTGGATTTAGACCTTTTGTTTTTAATTTAGCCTCAAAATACTCTATCAATGGTTGGGTAAACAATGATGAAAAAGGAGTAAATATACTTCTTTACTCATCAAAAGAGAGTATTGAAAACTTTATAAAAGAGTTAAAAGGAAACCCTCCACCTCTTTCAAAAATAGACTCTATTGAAATAGAAGAGTTAAACTCAAAAAACATTTATACAAAATTTGAAATCAAAAAAAGTGAAACAAGTAATAACAAATCAACAATCATAAGTCCAGATATTGCAGTTTGCCAAGACTGTATTGATGATATCAATGATGAATCAAATTTTAGAGCAAACTATGCTTTGACAAACTGTACAAATTGTGGACCAAGATACTCTATAATTAAAACAGTTCCTTATGATAGATGTAATACTTCAATGGCAGAGTTTATCCTTTGTGAAGCTTGTAAAAAAGAGTATGAAGACCCAACAAATAGGAGATACCATGCCCAACCAGTTGCTTGTGAAAAATGTGGACCACAAGTTAAACTATATGATAAAAGCAATAAAGAAGTCTCTTTTTCTTTGGAAGCTATAAAAGAAGTAGCAAGTTTAATAAACAACGGAAAAATAGTAGCTATAAAAGGTCTAGGAGGTTTTCATTTAGTTTGTGATGGAGCAAGTGAGGAATCTGTAGACTCTTTAAGGCAAAGAAAAAATAGACCTTCTAAACCTTTTGCAGTGATGTTTAAAAGTATAGAGCAAATAAAAGAGTATACCTCTTTAACAAAAAAAGAGGAAGAGCTTTTAACTTCAAAAGAGAAACCAATAGTTTTAGTTAAAAAACAAACTAAAAGTAGTTTATCAAATAATGTTGCACCAAATATAAATAGGTTAGGGTGTTTTATTGCATATACTCCTTTGCATCATCTACTTTTTAGGTTTTTACATAAGCCAATAGTTGCAACAAGTGCAAATTTGAAAGATGAACCAATCATAAGATTTAAAGATGAAGTTTTACAAAAGCTTGGAAATGTTGTAGATTTTGTACTGGATTTTAATAGAGATATTGTAAATGCCTGTGATGACTCTGTTATTCAAGTTATAAATGATGAGATTTCTAAACTTAGAAATGCAAGGGGCTATGCTCCTACTTCTTTAAAATTAGAGAAAAAAGTTTCTAAAAAAATATTAGCCCTTGGAGCAAATCAAAAATCAACTATAGCTTTAGCCTTTGAAGATAATCTTATTGTATCTCCTCATATTGGAGATTTAAACTCAATTGAGTCAATGGAGTATTTTACAAGAACTATTGAAACTTTTAAAAACTTTTATGATTTTGAACCTGATGTAATAGTTTGTGATAAACATCCAAATTATGAAAGTACTAAGTTTGCAAAGAGTTTAAACAAGGAGCTTATTTTTGTACAACACCATTATGCTCATATCTTATCTACAATGGCAGAGTATAGATTAAAAGAAAAAGTTCTTGGTTTCTCTTTTGATGGAACTGGCTATGGAGATGATGGGAATATATGGGGTGGAGAAGTTTTTATTTGTAATAACAAAAGCTATGAAAGAGCTTATCATCTAAAGTATTTTAAGCTTTTAGGTGGTGAAAAAGCAGTAAAAGAGCCTAAAAGAGTTGCTTTATCTCTACTATTTGAGAAGTTTAGTCTAGAAGAGATTTTATCTTTAGAAACTAGTGTTATAAAACAGTTTAGTGAACAAGAAATAAAAATGCTTCATATGGTTTGGACAAAAGGTTTAAATGCTCCTCTTACAAGCTCTATGGGAAGAGTTTTTGATGCAGTTGCATCTTTAGCTAATCTTGTACATATTCAGAGTTTCGAAGGTGAAACTGGACTTACAATTGAACAAAATTATGATGAAACTATAATTGATAGTTTTGATTTTGAAGTTATTGAAAAAGAGATAGGTTTATCACTTATGATAAAACAGATATTAGATGAAAAAGATATAAAAACTATTTGTTCTAAGTTTATAAATACTCTTGTTGAAATCATTTTATTCATAAGCAAAAAACATAAAGAACTACCAGTAGTTCTTAGTGGTGGGGTTTTTCAAAATAAAACATTACTAGAGTTAGTTTGTAAAAAACTAGCAAAAGAGAAGATTAAATACTTTTATTCTAAAGAAGTACCTTTAAATGATGGTGGTATTTCAATTGGTCAAATTTACAATTTATTGTAAAATTCCAAAAAGTTTCAAAAAATTACATAAAAGTCACAAGTTTATTTAACTTAAGTTTTGATAGAATCTTTGCTTTGATTAAGGAGAGGCTATTGATTAGTTCAAGATTTAGTAAACTAGGATTTATTTTAGCTGCAGTTGGTTCAGCAGTTGGTTTAGGGAATATTTGGAAATTCCCATACGTAACAGGTGAGTACGGTGGTGGTGCATTTGTACTTGTATATTTAATTACAGCACTTTTTATTGGTGTATTTGTTCTTATTTCTGAGTTAGTTATTGGTAAGCTTGGAAGAAGTGATGCTGTAACTATGTTTGAAACTTTAGCAACAAAGCATAAGAAGTTGTGGAAATATGCTGGTTTTATTATTATTGTACCATTAATTATTCTTGCTTATTATTCAGTTGTAATTGGTTGGATTTTCCACTATATCGCAATTTCTGTACAAGGCTTACCTTCAACAGTTGAGCAGTCTACAGAAATTTTCATGTCTTTATTAACAACAGATATTCAAACTCAACTTATGTATCATACTGTTGTATTTGTATTAGTTACTGCTATTATTTTAAGAGGTATTAAAGATGGTATCGAAAAAATCAATAAGATTTTAATGCCATTATTAGGGATTATTTTAGCAATTTTACTTGTGTATTCAATCAATGTAGATAGCTTCTCAAAAGCATTTACTTTTATGTTTAACCCTGATTTTTCTAAGTTATCATCTGAAGCAGTTGTTGTTGCAATTGGACAAGCATTTTATACTCTATCTTTAGGTATGGGTATTATTCTTACTTATGCAGCTTCATTACCAAAAGATAGTAACGTTGTTAAATCATCTATTTTAATCTCTATTAT contains:
- the hypF gene encoding carbamoyltransferase HypF, which encodes MQTYKIRVKGIVQGVGFRPFVFNLASKYSINGWVNNDEKGVNILLYSSKESIENFIKELKGNPPPLSKIDSIEIEELNSKNIYTKFEIKKSETSNNKSTIISPDIAVCQDCIDDINDESNFRANYALTNCTNCGPRYSIIKTVPYDRCNTSMAEFILCEACKKEYEDPTNRRYHAQPVACEKCGPQVKLYDKSNKEVSFSLEAIKEVASLINNGKIVAIKGLGGFHLVCDGASEESVDSLRQRKNRPSKPFAVMFKSIEQIKEYTSLTKKEEELLTSKEKPIVLVKKQTKSSLSNNVAPNINRLGCFIAYTPLHHLLFRFLHKPIVATSANLKDEPIIRFKDEVLQKLGNVVDFVLDFNRDIVNACDDSVIQVINDEISKLRNARGYAPTSLKLEKKVSKKILALGANQKSTIALAFEDNLIVSPHIGDLNSIESMEYFTRTIETFKNFYDFEPDVIVCDKHPNYESTKFAKSLNKELIFVQHHYAHILSTMAEYRLKEKVLGFSFDGTGYGDDGNIWGGEVFICNNKSYERAYHLKYFKLLGGEKAVKEPKRVALSLLFEKFSLEEILSLETSVIKQFSEQEIKMLHMVWTKGLNAPLTSSMGRVFDAVASLANLVHIQSFEGETGLTIEQNYDETIIDSFDFEVIEKEIGLSLMIKQILDEKDIKTICSKFINTLVEIILFISKKHKELPVVLSGGVFQNKTLLELVCKKLAKEKIKYFYSKEVPLNDGGISIGQIYNLL
- a CDS encoding sodium-dependent transporter; the protein is MISSRFSKLGFILAAVGSAVGLGNIWKFPYVTGEYGGGAFVLVYLITALFIGVFVLISELVIGKLGRSDAVTMFETLATKHKKLWKYAGFIIIVPLIILAYYSVVIGWIFHYIAISVQGLPSTVEQSTEIFMSLLTTDIQTQLMYHTVVFVLVTAIILRGIKDGIEKINKILMPLLGIILAILLVYSINVDSFSKAFTFMFNPDFSKLSSEAVVVAIGQAFYTLSLGMGIILTYAASLPKDSNVVKSSILISIIDTMVAIVAGLIIFTLLFDKGAESTKGAGLVFISLPSVFYEFGSIGSFLALLFFVAIAFAGITSAISMLEPMVEYFENRFNYSRIKAAVICSIFFYVLGIAALLSNIEAYSEVLKIGEKGLFDWLDFVCSTILVPIGGILVVIFIGHYMDRKEIENELVPLMGEFLTKFWFFMVRFVIPFALIIVILNETGIFKF